Within the Musa acuminata AAA Group cultivar baxijiao chromosome BXJ2-9, Cavendish_Baxijiao_AAA, whole genome shotgun sequence genome, the region cgccatCCGTTGCTTCAAGCATGTGACCCTGGGCCTGAGATGCACCAGCGCCGAGGACTTCCAAATGGAGCCCTCCAAATCGCCGCACGGGTACACCATGTTCGACTTCGCCAAGTTCGCCAGAGGCGCTTTCTCCCTCGAGAGAGACTACGCGTCGAGGATGGGTGAAGAGACCGATAAGAAGCCAAGGCTGATGGTCATAACCAGGGCCACGACACGAAGATTCATGAACGTGGAGGAGATTGTGAGGATGGCGGAAGAGGTGGGCTACGAAGTCGTGGTCACAGAGGGAGATCCTGACGTCTCCAAATTTTCGCGCATCGTCAACTCCTGCGACGTGTTGATGGGTGTTCACGGATCGGCGCTGACCAATATGGTGTTCCTGCCTACGAATGCTGTGGTGATCCAAGTAGTGCCATGGGGTAATCTGGACTGGATCGCCGGCCATTACTTCAGGGACCCGTCCGACCAAATGAAGCTGAACTACCTGGAATACAGTATCAGCGAAGAGGAAACAACTCTCACGGAGCTGTACCCGAGAGAGCACGCGGTGTTCAAGGACCCCATGTCGCTGCATCCTCAGAACGCGGATTGGGACACCTTCTCCAGGATCTTCCTCAAGGAGCAGAACGTGAAGCTTGATGTGACAAGGTTTAGGGCTTACCTGGAGCGTGCCCTTCGGATCCTCCGCCACCGGCGGGGAGAATGAGGTGaaagatgaatatattattaattattgtTTTATTTTCAGGAGTTTAGTTTTCCAATTTATTCTTTTAAACTGTGGACAATGTTAAAATCTGAAGAGAGGGTATGATGGATGGCATGTTGAGCGATCGCAGATGAGCTGCTGCTCGTCCTCTTTTATCTTCTCGgtcaaaagagaagagaagattgGGAGCTATAAATATCCTTGACTGGGCTTTTCTTTTGAGGAACGTCGTCTTTTTATTTTGTATACGAAAGTTGTCTCCCGTCTTTAATTACTGGCGCACTGCTCCCGATCATCCCGTGCCTCTCCAAAAGCTAACTCTTCTTATTCTAATCTCGATTACGTTCGTAGATGATGGATGATGCATCGATCTACGTGTATCCTTTGATTATAATAAGTTTGGGTGTATCCTTGAAATAACAAGACTCGCCCTTGCCGATTATTCAATTACTCACATGGCTATGTGTATTTTCGTGACGtgattaaatattaaatttaaataacGATAGAATAATTTTATGATTGATGTAGAAGCGTATTGTTATCGGATCTAAAAATTATATAATGATGTCAATAGAATTAGActcgtatttttttttctttttatttttactagAACCGTAGAAGATCTATAATATCTCGAGATCTTATCATTTATAATCTAAAGAAGATGTAATTAAGAGAAGAGAATCCATCCTTTGATTCATGTCCTAAGGAATCATATTATAATTAAACTTTCATTCTATTTAGAATACA harbors:
- the LOC103996596 gene encoding alpha-1,3-arabinosyltransferase XAT3 isoform X1 — its product is MAKGFRNLNRRAKPQKYGVALVAVFILVALTYVTRTRTTSMRFSLGEFVTPEKKPICDTSNRKSDICEADGDVRIMGKDTRMVFVAGGGGGGGESWTIKPYARKWDAGSGARVREVTLKLVDGYAQDRRCSVNHTVPAMVFAIGGWTGNYFHDFVDVLVPLFETAYHFGGEVQFLIANLNRPWMDKYQLFFKKLSRYEIIEYDDDDAIRCFKHVTLGLRCTSAEDFQMEPSKSPHGYTMFDFAKFARGAFSLERDYASRMGEETDKKPRLMVITRATTRRFMNVEEIVRMAEEVGYEVVVTEGDPDVSKFSRIVNSCDVLMGVHGSALTNMVFLPTNAVVIQVVPWGNLDWIAGHYFRDPSDQMKLNYLEYSISEEETTLTELYPREHAVFKDPMSLHPQNADWDTFSRIFLKEQNVKLDVTRFRAYLERALRILRHRRGE
- the LOC103996596 gene encoding alpha-1,3-arabinosyltransferase XAT3 isoform X2; its protein translation is MGKDTRMVFVAGGGGGGGESWTIKPYARKWDAGSGARVREVTLKLVDGYAQDRRCSVNHTVPAMVFAIGGWTGNYFHDFVDVLVPLFETAYHFGGEVQFLIANLNRPWMDKYQLFFKKLSRYEIIEYDDDDAIRCFKHVTLGLRCTSAEDFQMEPSKSPHGYTMFDFAKFARGAFSLERDYASRMGEETDKKPRLMVITRATTRRFMNVEEIVRMAEEVGYEVVVTEGDPDVSKFSRIVNSCDVLMGVHGSALTNMVFLPTNAVVIQVVPWGNLDWIAGHYFRDPSDQMKLNYLEYSISEEETTLTELYPREHAVFKDPMSLHPQNADWDTFSRIFLKEQNVKLDVTRFRAYLERALRILRHRRGE